Part of the candidate division WOR-3 bacterium genome is shown below.
GCGCCAGCGCGGCCGCCCGCCCCCCGGAGTGATAGTACATCCGTTCCGCGATGCCTTTCATCTAGAACCTCACCTTCACGCCGATTGTGGGCAGTATCGGCAGGTTCCCAATCTGGTCCCGTTGCGGCAGCCCCTGTTCGTTGACTTCCCAGAAGTAGAGCAGCGGGTTCGTGGCGTTGTAGGCGTTGATGACGTCGACGAAGGCGGTTATCTCGCCCCAGCGTTTGGTCCAGCTCCGGGCGAGACCGACGTCGAGCCGGTGGTAGAGCGGGTAGCGGAAGCCGTCGCGCCTGGAGCGCAGGTACTCCCACTCGCGTTCCGACCAGTTGAACGGCCGCTCGACATAGCGCGGGAAGTAACCAAGGTAGCCGGAGTAGGGCAGCCCGCTGCCGAGCGACCATTTGGCCGTTACGTCGATCTGCCACCAGACCTTGGGGAAGCTCAGGACCACGTTGGCCGAGTGTCGGCGGTCGTAGTGCGGCGCGTACTCATCGGCCTCGCCCCGGATTTGGCGCCGGGTCCACGTGTACGAGTAGGTCACCCAACCGTTGACTCGGCCTTCGGTCCGGCGCAGCATCAGGTCGAGCCCGGTCGAGTAGCCGTCGGCCGGCAGGAGCGAGTCGGGTTGCGTGAAGCCTTCCCCATACCTCGTCTCCAGCAGGTTGTCGTAGAGCTTGTAGTACGTCTCGGCCGAAAGGACCAGATCGGTTCCGAGCCACTGCTCGACGCCGGCAATCCCGTGCCAGGCGGCCGGCGTCGCCTGGAACTCCTGCACCGGCGCCCAGGCATCGAAGATCGAGAAGACCGCCTCGGTAGAGTTCGACGTCAGGATCTGCTGGGTGAACCGGCCCGCCGCCAGATTCACCGCGGTGTTCTTGAGGGGTTGGTACTTGATCCCGAGTCGCGGCTCCGGTTCGAACCGGCGCAACGCGAAGTCCCAGCCGAGCCGCAGCCCCGGTTTCACGAAGAGCCTCATCTGGATAGCTTCCCACTTGCCGTCGGCATAGACGGTCACCGGCCAGAGCGTGTCCGAGCGGGCAAACGTGATACCTGAGAACTCGGTACTGAAACTCGAAAGCATGTAGCGCAGTTCCGTGCCGAAGTCGAGAGCTAGCCGGTCCGCCGCGTACCAGTTCGCGTCGGCCTTCACCGCGCAGTCGGTGACGCCCGCCTCGAAGCGGGCCGTGTCCGGCGTCCCGACCTGGGCGGCCAGTCCGGTGAAGAAGTTGCTGTAGGAACCGATGACCTCAGCGTAGAGCAGCGGCGACACCACCCGGTGCCAGTGCCCGGAAAACCCCCGGTTGCCCCAGCGGAGACGGCCCGACAGGTCGCCCGAGCCGCTCGCGTCCGAGAAGCTGAGTACGTCCTCGGCCAGGATGCCGGCAAGCGTGAATCGCGACTCGTCCACCGGTTCGTAGTTCACCTTGCCCATAAGGTCGTAGAAGTAGTACCCGAGCCCGTCTACCCCGAACGCCCGCAGCAGAGGATCGGCGATGTAGGTCCTGCGGCCGGCAACGAGGAACGAGCCTTTCGGGATCGGGCCTTCGACCAGTCCCTGGGCGGCGATTACGGACGCCGAGCCGCTGCCGGTATACTCCTTGGTGTTCCCCTCGCGGGTGGTGACGTCGAGCACCGAACTCATTCGACCGCCATACTTCGCCGGAAACCCGCCTGCCAGCAGGGTCACGTCCGAAACCGCTTCGGAAACGAATGGCGAGAAGAGCCCGAAGAGGTGCGACGGGTTGTAGACCGTGATCCCGTCGAGCAGAATCAGGTTCTGGTCCGGTGAGCCGCCGCGTATGTAGAGTTTGTTGGAGAAATCCGAGGTCGTGACTACCCCGGGTAGTAGCTGGATGGTGCGGAAGAGGTCGGGCTCTCCGCCCACCCGCGGCACCCACTGGAGCTGTCGCGTGTCCAGGCGTGTCGTGGACACCTGCACCTCACGCTCGAACCGCGCCCGCTCGGCCGTAACCTGTACTTCCTTGACCCCGATCGAAGCCCGCTGCAGTTCGAAATCCACGTGAAGAGGTTGGCCTTCGCGGACCGACACTCGTCGCCGCTGACTTTCGTACCCAACAAACGAAGCCACCAGCTGGAAATCGCCGTCCGGTACCCCGGGAATGAAGAAGAGACCGCGAGCATTGGCAGCCGATCCCAGCTCAGTACCTTCCAGGTACACGTTGCTGTAGGCCAGGGGCTCCCCGTTCTTTGCGTCCCGCACCTCGCCGTTCACCACTCCGTACTTCGCGGCGGCAGCCGCGACCAGGGACAAGACTAATACCAGCGAACGCATCTTCACTAGATGCAAATGATAGCCGTGAGGACTCATCCTGCAACCCCGACCTGATCCGCAAGACCGAACGGGCGGTCGAATTGCCATGCGTGACGCAGGCTGTAGCGTTAGGGAACAGCGGATGTGACGAATCTGAAGCCAAAGCAGATGCCCGCGCCCAAGTCACTGAGCTGGAGCAAATGGGGAATACCAGCACGAGCGGCAGGAAGGCCGCCAACCTACTCTTCCTCGACCGGGCCGGGCAGCGCATACCCGTGACCTATGTCTGCTCTAAGGGTTTCTGCAAGTGCCTGCGGCAGAGCACCTTGCGCGACGACCGACTGGCAGATGAACCATCCTTGGTCCGGCTGCGTCTAACGTATGAGAGCACGGCAGCTCGGTATCGATAAACGGCTCGGTCATAGACATTGTCGTGATACTGGGTTGTACGTGACTCTCTTTTCTCTTTGTCTGACTTCGCCATGCACCATGCTCGTGCGAGAGCGAGCTAACTCACTCAGGGACTGACAGATAATCGGCAGGAAGCGACAGCACCATGATGGCACGGGTGGCAGGATTCCCGTGAGCGGGGGCCGCGTCTAACCAATTGAATCTATGTCGCTACTAAGTGAAGCTGTGAAGGTGAAGACCGGACAGTTCCTGGCCAGACTGGCTCACGAGCATGTCCCTCGGTTAGTTGAAATTCCTAGCGGCTCCCACATCACTTTAGGCAACTCTCTCTGTTGCGTCAATTTCTTTCGGTGACGCGGGCCGTTCCAGTGCACTCAGCAATGCGGGGATG
Proteins encoded:
- a CDS encoding TonB-dependent receptor; protein product: MAIRPPVRSCGSGRGCRMSPHGYHLHLVKMRSLVLVLSLVAAAAAKYGVVNGEVRDAKNGEPLAYSNVYLEGTELGSAANARGLFFIPGVPDGDFQLVASFVGYESQRRRVSVREGQPLHVDFELQRASIGVKEVQVTAERARFEREVQVSTTRLDTRQLQWVPRVGGEPDLFRTIQLLPGVVTTSDFSNKLYIRGGSPDQNLILLDGITVYNPSHLFGLFSPFVSEAVSDVTLLAGGFPAKYGGRMSSVLDVTTREGNTKEYTGSGSASVIAAQGLVEGPIPKGSFLVAGRRTYIADPLLRAFGVDGLGYYFYDLMGKVNYEPVDESRFTLAGILAEDVLSFSDASGSGDLSGRLRWGNRGFSGHWHRVVSPLLYAEVIGSYSNFFTGLAAQVGTPDTARFEAGVTDCAVKADANWYAADRLALDFGTELRYMLSSFSTEFSGITFARSDTLWPVTVYADGKWEAIQMRLFVKPGLRLGWDFALRRFEPEPRLGIKYQPLKNTAVNLAAGRFTQQILTSNSTEAVFSIFDAWAPVQEFQATPAAWHGIAGVEQWLGTDLVLSAETYYKLYDNLLETRYGEGFTQPDSLLPADGYSTGLDLMLRRTEGRVNGWVTYSYTWTRRQIRGEADEYAPHYDRRHSANVVLSFPKVWWQIDVTAKWSLGSGLPYSGYLGYFPRYVERPFNWSEREWEYLRSRRDGFRYPLYHRLDVGLARSWTKRWGEITAFVDVINAYNATNPLLYFWEVNEQGLPQRDQIGNLPILPTIGVKVRF